A part of Phoenix dactylifera cultivar Barhee BC4 chromosome 2, palm_55x_up_171113_PBpolish2nd_filt_p, whole genome shotgun sequence genomic DNA contains:
- the LOC103722925 gene encoding LOW QUALITY PROTEIN: pentatricopeptide repeat-containing protein At1g05600 (The sequence of the model RefSeq protein was modified relative to this genomic sequence to represent the inferred CDS: deleted 1 base in 1 codon), translated as MATVRWPRVLTPTYLAQLIRRQKNPVTALHLFRTAPLRYPAYRHNSVVYAAMADQLLSNYPLPASPSSTPSSPRWPSTPPPFRSHLRPRHLLLPLPRRRPPPLPPPPLSNCPSWPLSFLALLRLLLSLNPADGLPHALRLLAAFAGRREASLGAPALNLLVAALCRARRPDLALHVFADLGAHCCYPDRDTYRALMRGLCDAGRLDDAVHLLYSMLRRISQKGCDADVVVYRTLLEALCAADRVAEAEHLLAKVLLKGLRYPRRRRAFRPPELQGRSLEDMKSIIGDALVSGGVRSLASYKAMVVDLYAEGKLGHADKLFDEMIQRGFRPPVSVFVSKIAALCKEGRVEDGARVVEVEMMERDCVPTVRAYNLVMDGLCKGGKATRAAGYLDRMDRQVGCVASKESFELLVDGLCSEGRFLEAARILERMLRRRYWPQSAIFDNVIRGLCSSGRSYEAVLWLEEMISQGKIPQADVWTSLVSMVCLVDDLVKSSSFWDLLEHEPSC; from the exons ATGGCTACCGTCCGGTGGCCGCGGGTCCTGACGCCTACCTACCTCGCCCAGCTGATCCGCCGGCAAAAGAACCCCGTGACCGCCCTCCACCTCTTCCGGACCGCCCCTCTCCGCTACCCCGCGTACCGCCACAACTCCGTCGTCTACGCCGCCATGGCCGACCAACTCCTCTCCAACTACCCCCTCCCCGCCTCCCCCTCCTCCACTCCCTCCTCTCCCAGATGGCCCTCGACTCCTCCCCCGT TCCGATCCCATCTTCGCCcgcgccatctcctcctccccctcccccgccgccgccctccCCCTCTTCCGCCTCCTCCCCTCTCCAACTGCCCCTCCTGGCCCCTCTCCTTCCTCGCCCTTCTCCGGCTTCTCCTCTCCCTCAACCCCGCCGACGGCCTCCCCCACGCCCTCCGCCTCCTCGCCGCCTTCGCTGGCCGCCGCGAGGCCTCCCTCGGCGCCCCCGCCCTCAACCTCCTCGTCGCTGCCCTCTGCCGCGCCCGCCGCCCGGACCTCGCCCTCCACGTCTTCGCCGACCTCGGCGCCCACTGCTGCTACCCCGACCGCGACACCTACCGCGCCCTTATGCGCGGCCTCTGCGACGCCGGCCGCCTCGACGACGCCGTCCACCTCCTCTACTCCATGCTCCGCCGCATCTCCCAGAAGGGCTGCGACGCCGACGTCGTCGTCTACCGCACCCTCCTCGAGGCCCTCTGCGCCGCCGACCGCGTCGCCGAGGCCGAGCACCTCCTCGCCAAGGTCCTCTTGAAAGGGCTCCGGTACCCCCGGCGGCGCCGCGCGTTCCGGCCGCCGGAGCTCCAGGGCCGGAGCCTGGAGGACATGAAGAGCATCATCGGCGACGCCTTGGTGTCTGGCGGCGTGCGGAGCCTCGCGAGCTACAAAGCGATGGTCGTTGATCTGTATGCCGAGGGGAAGCTCGGGCACGCGGATAAGCTGTTCGATGAAATGATTCAGAGAGGGTTCCGGCCACCGGTTTCGGTGTTCGTGTCCAAGATCGCCGCGCTGTGTAAAGAAGGAAGAGTGGAGGATGGAGCGAGGGTGGTAGAGGTGGAGATGATGGAGAGGGATTGCGTCCCGACTGTGAGAGCTTATAATTTGGTGATGGATGGGCTCTGCAAGGGAGGGAAGGCGACGAGGGCGGCCGGATACTTGGACAGGATGGACAGGCAGGTGGGTTGTGTTGCGAGCAAGGAGAGTTTTGAGCTTTTGGTTGATGGCTTGTGCTCGGAAGGCCGGTTTCTTGAGGCGGCTCGAATTCTGGAGAGGATGCTGAGGAGGAGGTATTGGCCTCAGAGTGCCatctttgataatgtgattcgAGGACTTTGTTCCAGTGGAAGAAGTTATGAAGCTGTGCTGTGGCTGGAGGAAATGATCAGCCAAGGGAAGATCCCTCAAGCTGATGTCTGGACCTCATTGGTGTCCATGGTATGTTTGGTTGATGACTTGGTGAAATCTTCTTCATTTTGGGATCTTCTGGAACATGAGCCTAGCTGTTGA